In a single window of the Vitis vinifera cultivar Pinot Noir 40024 chromosome 6, ASM3070453v1 genome:
- the LOC100262142 gene encoding UDP-glycosyltransferase 87A1, which translates to MPSSNVSRSRSCHVVAMAVPGRGHINPMMNFCKLLASRRDDVLITFVVTEEWLGLIGSDSKPDNIRFGTIPNVTPSERVRATNLLGFLEAVMTKMEDPFEQLLKRLEPPVTTILADTFLFWAVSVGNRMSIPVASFFPMSASVFSMFHHFDLLVQNGHHPIDISERGEERVDYIPGLSSTRIADFPSLLHRQNPALTRFVQAYSWLPRAQCLLLTSVSELEPQVIDSLKSMFSFPIYPVGPVLPYFNIRDSSSVTIGSDNLNYFQWLDSQPCNSVLYVSFGSVYSVASAQVDEIAAGLRDSDVRFLWVARGEASRVREVCGEMGLVVPWCNQLKVLSHSSIGGFWTHCGWNSTVEGLFSGLPFLTFPLGIDQVSNSKAAVEDWKIGWRVKGQAGVETLVKREEICGIVKRFMNLESNEGKEIRSRARKLQKICQEAAAKGGSSETNVDAFIRYITQLPSH; encoded by the exons ATGCCTTCCAGCAACGTCTCACGGTCCAGATCATGCCACGTCGTGGCCATGGCCGTCCCCGGAAGAGGCCACATCAACCCCATGATGAACTTCTGCAAGTTGCTGGCTTCAAGAAGAGATGACGTACTCATCACCTTCGTCGTCACGGAGGAGTGGCTGGGGCTAATCGGCTCCGACAGTAAACCGGATAACATCCGCTTCGGCACTATTCCCAACGTGACCCCCTCGGAGAGAGTTCGCGCCACCAACCTTCTTGGGTTCTTGGAAGCTGTTATGACGAAGATGGAAGATCCGTTTGAACAGCTCCTGAAGCGGCTTGAACCGCCGGTTACTACAATACTAGCTGATACCTTTCTATTCTGGGCGGTCAGCGTCGGGAATCGAATGAGTATTCCGGTAGCCTCGTTCTTTCCGATGTCGGCATCGGTGTTTTCCATGTTCCACCATTTCGATCTCCTTGTGCAGAACGGCCATCACCCGATTGATATCTCAG AAAGGGGAGAAGAGCGCGTGGACTACATCCCTGGACTTTCTTCAACCCGCATCGCAGATTTTCCATCATTGCTCCACAGGCAAAACCCAGCTTTGACTCGGTTCGTACAAGCATATTCATGGCTGCCCAGAGCTCAATGTCTTCTCCTCACTTCCGTCTCTGAGCTAGAACCCCAAGTCATCGACTCTTTGAAATCAATGTTCTCATTCCCCATCTATCCCGTTGGCCCTGTATTACCTTATTTCAACATCAGAGATAGTTCGTCTGTGACTATTGGTTCTGATAACCTCAACTACTTCCAATGGCTGGACTCCCAACCTTGCAACTCGGTGCTGTACGTCTCCTTCGGAAGCGTTTATTCGGTTGCGAGTGCACAGGTGGATGAAATTGCAGCTGGGTTGCGCGACAGCGATGTTAGGTTTTTGTGGGTGGCGCGTGGGGAAGCTTCTCGGGTGAGAGAGGTGTGTGGTGAGATGGGGTTGGTGGTGCCTTGGTGTAATCAATTGAAGGTGCTGTCACATTCTTCTATAGGCGGATTCTGGACGCATTGTGGATGGAACTCCACCGTCGAAGGCCTTTTTTCTGGGCTTCCTTTTCTGACTTTTCCGCTAGGAATTGATCAAGTTTCAAACAGTAAGGCAGCTGTGGAGGATTGGAAGATCGGGTGGAGGGTGAAGGGGCAGGCGGGAGTCGAAACTTTGGTGAAGAGAGAAGAAATATGTGGGATTGTGAAGAGGTTTATGAATTTGGAAAGCAATGAAGGGAAAGAAATTAGGAGCAGAGCGAGAAAACTTCAGAAGATTTGTCAAGAAGCAGCTGCAAAAGGCGGATCCTCGGAAACTAACGTGGATGCTTTTATCAGATATATCACACAACTTCCCAGCCATTAA